In Strigops habroptila isolate Jane chromosome 4, bStrHab1.2.pri, whole genome shotgun sequence, a single genomic region encodes these proteins:
- the SSRP1 gene encoding FACT complex subunit SSRP1, producing the protein MADTLEFNEIYQEVKGSMNDGRLRLSRQGVIFKNSKTGKVDNIQASELAEGVWRRVALGHGLKLLTKNGHVYKYDGFRESEFDKLSDFFKAHYCLELAEKDLCVKGWNWGTVRFGGQLLSFDIGEQPVFEIPLSNVSQCTTGKNEVTLEFHQNDDAEVSLMEVRFYVPPTQEDGVDPVEAFAQNVLSKADVIQATGDAICIFRELQCLTPRGRYDIRIYPTFLHLHGKTFDYKIPYTTVLRLFLLPHKDQRQMFFVISLDPPIKQGQTRYHFLILLFSKDEDISLTLNMNEEEVEKRFEGRLTKNMSGSLYEMVSRVMKALVNRKITVPGNFQGHSGAQCITCSYKASSGLLYPLERGFIYVHKPPVHIRFDEISFVNFARGTTTTRSFDFEIETKQGTQYTFSSIEREEYGKLFDFVNAKKLNIKNRGLKEGMKQSYDEYADSDEDQHDAYLERMKEEGKIREENANDSSDGSGEETDESFNPGEEDDDVAEEFDSNASATSSSGDGDSDRDDKKPAKKAKVVKERKARRKHPESKKGKDPNAPKRPMSAYMLWLNASRERIKSDHPGISITDLSKKAGELWKAMSKEKKEEWDRKAEDARRDYEKAMKEYSVGSKAESSRAERSKKKKKKQEKQPKGKAERKGATSKSVSSSKSSAKSSNESFKSKEFVSSDESSSAESKKEDSEEEGAPSPRRSSSDSASGSD; encoded by the exons ATGGCCGACACGCTGGAGTTCAACGAGATCTACCAGGAGGTGAAGGGCTCCATG AACGACGGGCGGCTGCGGCTGAGCCGCCAGGGCGTCATCTTCAAGAACAGCAAGACGGGGAAGGTGGACAACATCCAGGCCTCGGAGCTGGCCGAGGGCGTGTGGCGGCGCGTGGCGCTGGGCCacggcctcaagctgctcaCCAAGAACGGCCACGTCTACAAGTACGACGGGTTCCGGGAGTCG GAATTCGATAAGCTCTCGGATTTCTTCAAGGCCCACTACTGCCTGGAGCTGGCCGAGAAGGACCTGTGCGTGAAGGGCTGGAACTGGGGCACGGTGAGGTTCGGAG GGCAGCTCCTGTCCTTCGACATCGGGGAGCAGCCGGTGTTCGAGATCCCGCTGAGCAACGTGTCCCAGTGCACCACGGGCAAGAACGAGGTGACGCTGGAGTTCCACCAGAACGATGACGCCGAGGTCTCGCTCATGGAGGTTCGCTTCTATGTGCCGCCGACCCAGGAGGACGGCGTGGACCCGGTGGAG GCCTTCGCCCAGAACGTGCTGTCCAAGGCGGACGTGATCCAGGCCACGGGCGACGCCATCTGCATCTTCCGGGAGCTGCAGTGCCTGACGCCGCGCGGGCGCTACGACATCCGCATCTACCCCACCTTCCTGCACCTGCACGGCAAGACCTTCGACTACAAGATCCCCTACACCACGGTGCTGCGCCTCTTCCTGCTCCCGCACAAGGACCAGCGGCAGATGTTCTTTGTG ATCAGCCTGGACCCCCCGATAAAGCAAGGCCAGACCCGCTACCACTTCCTTATCCTGCTCTTCTCCAAGGACGAGGACATCTCCCTGACCCTCAACATGAACGA ggaggaggtggagaagCGCTTCGAGGGGCGGCTCACCAAGAACATGTCGGGCTCCCTCTACGAGATGGTCAGCAGGGTCATGAAGGCGCTGGTCAACCGCAAGATCACCGTGCCCGGGAACTTCCAGGG GCACTCGGGCGCGCAGTGCATCACGTGCTCGTACAAGGCGAGCTCGGGGCTGCTGTACCCGCTGGAGCGCGGGTTCATCTACGTGCACAAGCCGCCCGTGCACATCCGCTTCGACGAGATCAGCTTCGTCAACTTCGCCCGCGGCACCACCACCACCCGCTCCTTCGACTTCGAGATCGAGACCAAGCAGGGCACGCAGTACACCTTCAGCAGCATCGAGAG GGAGGAGTACGGGAAGCTCTTCGACTTCGTCAATGCCAAGAAGCTGAACATCAAGAACCGCGGCCTGAAGGAG GGCATGAAGCAGAGCTATGATGAATACGCCGACTCGGATGAGGACCAGCACGATGCCTACTTGGAGAGGATGAAGGAGGAGGGCAAGATCCGGGAGGAGAACGCCAACGACAGCAGCGACGGCTCTGGGGAGGAGACGG ACGAGTCCTTCAACCCCGGAGAAGAGGATGATGATGTGGCTGAAGA GTTCGACAGCAACGCCTCGGCCACGTCCTCCAGCGGCGACGGCGACAGCGACCGCGACGACAAGAAACCGGCCAAGAAAGCCAAGGTGGTGAAGGAGCGCAAGGCCCGCAGGAAGCACCCGGAG AGCAAGAAGGGGAAGGACCCGAACGCGCCGAAGCGGCCGATGTCGGCGTACATGCTGTGGCTGAACGCCAGCCGCGAGCGCATCAAGTCCGACCATCCCGGCATCAGCATCACAGACCTGTCCAAGAAGGCCGGTGAGCTCTGGAAAGCCATGtccaaggagaagaaagag GAGTGGGATCGCAAGGCGGAGGACGCCAGGAGGGACTACGAGAAGGCCATGAAGGAATACAGCGTGGGCAGCAAGGCCGAGAGCTCCCGGGC GGAGAGGtccaagaagaagaagaagaagcaggagaagcagccGAAGGGGAAGGCGGAGCGGAAAGGCGCCACCTCCAAGTCTGTGTCCTCCAGCAAGTCCTCGGCCAAGAGCTCGAACGAGAGCTTCAAGAGCAAAGAGTTCGTGTCCAGCGACGAGAGCTCCTCCGCCGAGAGCAAGAAGGAG GACTCGGAGGAGGAGGGTGCCCCCAGCCCCCGCCGCAGCTCCTCGGACTCCGCGTCAGGCTCCGATTGA